The Pongo pygmaeus isolate AG05252 chromosome 18, NHGRI_mPonPyg2-v2.0_pri, whole genome shotgun sequence DNA window AGATGTCCCCCCTCCAGCCTAGGAGAGGTGCTGGCCCTCAGCCTGAGGGCCTTCTCGGAGCTCATGGAGCACGGCGTGGTGTCCTGGGAGACACTGAGCATCCCCTTTGTGAGGAAGGTGGGTGGGCTTTCCTAGGGTAGcgggtgggggcagtggggcaGTGGTAGACCCGGCCTTCCATGGGGGTGAGGTGGTGACACCCCTGCCCCTTACAGGTGGTGTGCTACGTGAACATGAACCTCATGGATGCCTCCGTGCCACCCCTGGCCCTTGGGCTGCTGGAGAGTGTGACCTTGAGCAGCCCAGCTCTGGGCCAGCTGGTCAAGAGTGAGGTGCCCCTGGATAGGCTGCTGGTGCACCTACAGGTGTAAGCCTCTGGGGCTGGGGTCCAGATGCGGGGAGCAGGGCTGGAGCCTGAATGTTCTACTGAGCCCTTTTCTTGCCATAGGATGAACCAGCAGCTGCAAACCAAGGCCATGGCCCTGCTGACAGCCTTGCTGCAGGGGGCCAGCCCTGTGGAACGCAAGGTGAGTGTCGATCGGTGGCTAAATGGGGGCAGCACCCAGTGGGCGCTGCCCCACCCTGAAGCAAAATCCTCTaagccccttttctttttttttttttttgagatagagtcttgttgtattgcccaagctggagtgcagtggcatgatcttggctcactgcaagctctgcctcccaggttcacaccattctcctgcctcagcctcccgagtagctgggactacaggtgcctgccaccaagcccagctgattttttttttttttttttagtagagacggggtttcactgtgttagccaggatggtctccatctcctgacctcgtgatccgcccgcctcggcctcccaaagtgctgggattacaggtgtgagccaccgcgcccagcctaagcCCCCTTTCTTTCTACCCCCTCAGCACATGCTTGACTATCTTTGGCAGAGAAACCTTCGCCAGTTCATCTATAAGGTAGGAAGTGGTGGGCCAGGGGGAcctctctgcccctccctccctgtgAGCCCTCGCTCACACCAGGGACTGGCTGTCCTGCAGAACATCATCCACAGTGCAGCACCAATGGGCGACGAGATGGCTCATCACCTGTACGTACTGCAGGCCCTCATGCTGGGGCTGCTGGAGCCGCGAATGCGGACACCCCTGGACCCCTACAGCCAGGTGTGTGTCTTTGGTGAGGACAAGGCAGGGGGTGGCTTGGAGCTTGGCCTTGAATCTATAATCTTGATCCCTTCCCCCGCCACCCAACACTGACCCCAGGAGCAGCGGGAGCAGCTGCAGGTCCTACGCCAGGCTGCCTTCGAGGTGGAGGGGGAGTCCTCGGGTGCTGGGCTGAGTGCTGACCGTCGCCGTTCCCTCTGTGCCCGAGAGTTCCGCAAACTGGGCTTCTCTGTGAGTATCACCCCTACCCaactccccacccctgcctcagCCCAGGGCTGTTGTTCCAGGGGGCCGTGGCCCTTCTTGAACTGCCTGTGCCCACTTCCCCCAGAACAGCAACCCAGCACAGGACCTGGAGCGCGTGCCCCCCGGTCTGCTGGCCCTGGACAACATGTTGTACTTCTCCAGAAATGCGCCCAGCGCGTACAGCCGGGTCGGTGACAGGGTAGGGTGGGGGGTGGCAGCATCCCCCAGGCAGGGTCCCCATGGGCTTAGCTGTGACTCCTTGCCCCATTCTCTGCGCCCCCAGTTTGTGTTGGAGAACAGCAGCCGCGAGGACAAGCACGAGTGCCCCTTTGCCCGGGGCAGCATCCAGCTGACGGTGCTGCTGTGTGAGCTGCTCCGTGTTGGGGAGCCCTGTGAGTGGCCTGGACTGGGCACAGCGTGGCCAAGAGCAGGGGACGGAAGGGCAGAGAGGgccaggggctgcatgcactttCTCCCTGAGCTCCTCCTGCCCCCCCACTCCAGGCTCTGAGACAGCCCAGGACTTCTCGCCCATGTTCTTTGGCCAAGACCAGAGCTTCCACGAGCTCTTCTGTGTGGGCATCCAGCTGTTGAATAAGACCTGGAAGGAGATGCGGGCTACACAGGAGGACTTCGACaaggtgggtggggtgggagctGGGAGGCCTGGGCCAGGGCAGGGGGCTGATCTGGGTACAGAGCTTAGGCCCTGAGCTGAGCTTGGGCGGCCCCAGGTCATGCAGGTGGTGCGGGAGCAGCTGGCCCGCACCCTGGCCCTGAAGCCCACCTCCCTGGAGCTCTTCCGAACCAAGGTGAATGCGCTCAGTTACGGGGAGGTGCTGCGGCTGCGGCAGACTGAACGGCTGCACCAGGAGGGCACACTGGCTCCCCCTATACTGTGAGTCTGGGGGGATGGATCCTCAGTCCTAGCCCCACCTTCCCTGGTGCCCCCTGGGCTACTCCCCAGGTCAGATGTGCTCAGTGACACCCCTCTATCAGGGAGCTGCGGGAGAAGCTGAAGCCAGAGCTCATGGGCCTGATCCGCCAGCAGCGCTTGCTCCGCCTCTGTGAGGGGACGCTCTTCCGCAAGATCAGCAGCCGGCGGCGCCAGGGTCTCTGAGTGGGCATGCGCGGGGGGCAGAGGGCAGGCAGAGGGCGGCTGGCTTGGTGTCAGGACCTCTCAGCACTCCGGccctcttccctttctccacacAGATAAGCTGTGGTTCTGCTGCCTGTCCCCCAACCACAAGCTGCTGCAGTACGGAGACATGGAGGAGGGCGCCAGCCCGCCTACCCTGGAGAGTCTGCCCGAGCAACGTAAGGCAGGCAGGGGCGGGGGCCAGACACCTGCTCTCCCCAGACCGCCTTGGGCCCCGGGGCTGCCAGGACTGCAGTGCTCAGCCCAGCCTTCTTCCTGCAGTCCCTGTGGCCGACATGAGGGCACTCCTGACAGGCAAGGACTGCCCCCATGTCCGGGAGAAAGGCTCCGGGAAGCAGAACAAGGTGAGTACAGTGGGCCGGGGGCTCCTTCCCGCCCGCCCCCACCTGCCCTGTCCCCTGCTCAGTGTCCCCGCTCCCTTGCTTTCCCAGGACCTCTATGAGTTGGCCTTCTCGATCAGCTATGACCGTGGGGAGGAGGAGGCGTACCTCAACTTCATTGCCCCCTCCAAGCGGGAGGTGAGTGTCCGCCAGGCTGAGGTCGGCAGGTGGGCAGGGGAGGCAGATGGGCAGACCCTCACGGCTCTGTGCCACCCCCAGTTCTACCTGTGGACAGACGGGCTCAGTGCCTTGCTGGGCAGTCCCATGGGCAGCGAGCAGACACGGCTGGACCTGGAGCAGCTGCTGACCATGGAGACCAAGCTGCGTCTGCTGGAGCTGGAGAACGTGCCCATCCCCGAGCGGCCACCCcctgtgcccccaccccccaccaactTCAACTTCTGCTATGACTGCAGCATCGCCGAACCTTGACAGTGTGGCTGGCCACGGGCCACAGCTGCGGCCACTGCAGCAGCCATAAAGGGCAGTGGGTAGAGGAGTGCAGGCACCCTGACCAGCAGAGATTGCTGCAGAAATAAAGTCTGCTTCGTTCTTGGGATATGTTGAGCCAGCTCTGACCCTTGCAGGCTGAGCCTGTGACAGTGACAGTCTTCCCCTTCTGCCTTCAAACTTAGCTGGTGGATAAGATGGGGCATCAGGCCAGGCCACAAACTTTGACAGCTACGGTTGAGGGGCTGGTGTTCtgaagggggtggggagaggctggGATTGCTGCCTTTCTCCAAGATGAGTCCTCAGCCTCCCTCCATGCTGGGCCTGCGGGGAGGGTTGGCCTGTGTTCTGGGGGTACCTGCCAAGGGAGAGGCTGAGCTGCTGGCCTGCTGCAGGAGAACTGGCAGGGTAGGAGGCACTGCCCCAAATGGATGCCTTCCTGGACAGCGTTAACAGGGGCGTAGTCTGGGAGCCATCTCTAGAAGGCTCCTGACAGGCTGACCTCAGTCCTCAAGCTTGCATGGCCCTGCCTGGTGTCCTTTGTAGGACTTGGAGTTCTCTGGTGAGAGGCATGAAGGGAAAGAGGCAGAAGGGCAGGGTCAGGATCCCCATGCTGGTAGGAGGATGTGGGCTGATTCCAACAAGAGCCACTTCTGTGCAGGAAGCCCCGGATTCTGATTAAAACCTAACTCAGGGCCGggcttggctcacacctgtaatcccagcactgtgggaggctgaggcagtccgatcacctgaggtcaggagttcaagaccagcctcggcaatatggtgaaaccccgcctctactaaaaatataacaattagctgggtgtggtggtgcacacctgtaatcccagctactcgggaggctgaggcaggagaatcgcttgaacctgggaggcggaggttgcactgagctgagattgcaccactgcactccagcctgagcgacagaatgagactccatctcaaaaaacaaattaaaaacctaaCTCAGAACCATGGGTAGGGTGGGGGCCATAGACAGGCCAGAGCCCCTGGGGGCAGAAGCAGCGAGGAGTATTGGGCCCAGCTGGAGGTTTGGTCACAGGGGCAGAGGCTGTGATCACAGACCCCAAGCCCTTGAGGAAAGAAGAGCCTATCAGTCTGTGGAGCTCACAGGATAGGCTGAAGCCACTGCCCCTCAGACTTCCCCCTGCCATTCACCTCTTCTCTCCCCAGTGCCACctccaatatctttttttttttctttttcttctttctctttttttttttttttttttttttttgagatggagtttcactcttattgcccaggctggagtgcaatggtgtgatcttggctcactgcaacctctgcctcccaggttcaagcaattctcctgccttagcctcccaagtagctgggattataggcatgcgccaccatgcctggctaaattttttgtatttagtagagacagggtttcaccatgttagtcaggctggtctctaactcctgacttcaagtgagccacccgcctcggcctcccaaagtgctgggattacaggcatgagccaccgcacctggctccaatactgttttttttttttttttttttttttttttgagatgaagttttgctcttgttgcccaggctggagtgcaatggcaccatcttggctcaccgtaccctctgcctcctgggttcaagcgattctcctgccttagcctcctgagtagctgggattacaggcatgcgccaccacgcccggctaattttgtattttttgtagagaaggggtttctccatgttggtcaggctggtctcgaactcccaacctcaggtgatctgcccacctcggcctcccaaaatgctgcgattacaggcgtgagccaccgtgcctggccccaatacTGTTTTTAACTGTTAACCATCAACCTGGCTGACCTTGAGAACTGATGAAACAGCACTTCCTTTGGAGAGTGTGCTGGAGGGCACttgctccccctcccccagctaAGCTGCAGATCTTTGGGCATCCAGGGCCCACCATGCCCATGCCTAAGGACTTCCCACCACAAATGGAGCAGTCAGCCATTGAGTTATAGGTGGAAATGGGGGGCAGGGACCCCTGATGCTGTCGGTCTCCCTGTAACTGTCAATTATTCCTTCTTAATGTCTCCAGTCCCTTATGCATGCCACCATCATAGCAACAGCCTCCTGACTTCTGGCCTCCTGTCTTGCACTTCCAATCCTCTCAATACCAGCTACCCCAACTGCTTTCTCTGACATAAATCtgatcatacacacacacacaaacatcccATATATTTGATGTCACCCTATCCATGTCCATGGGTTAATGGCCACAGTTTCCATGGCTGAGCCTGAGTTGAGCCAGGTGAGTCTCAGACATACCATGGTTTAGCCCTTCCACCTGAGCACCTGTGGCTTGCAGGGTTCTCGATGCTTGGTCTGAGCTGGCATCCTTCCTGCCTAGACTACCCCCTCAGTGCCAGCTCTGGTCTGCCTGTGTGCGCCCCCACAGTGCCTTCTACCTGGATCACccccttcttttcttctggcCATTTTCATTGCCCTGATTCCTTCCTGGACCCTCCAAGCCCAATTTGTTGCTCCCTGGGCTCTGGTCCCAGGTGCTTGTCTCTCTCTTCACCCGCACCCTGCACGCTGGACTGTCCCTGCTAGCTGGCTTCTCTGTCTCCCCAGCTGGCCCTGGGGCTGGGAGAGCTTTGGCCCCTCTGAATCCGCACATAAAGCACAGTCCCTGCAGGTACTGGGGGAGCCCTGGCTCGCTGCTACAACCAGTGAACAGGGATATGGACGAGGTGCGGGGACACACCAAGGGCCAGACCTGCCATGGAGAAGTCACCAGCACCATTGAGGGGGCTGGATTAGGTGACCTCTAGTGACCCTCTCACCCAGAGATGCTGgcctctttcattcttttcctcttaTTTCCCCCTCAGGACAGCCTCATTGACTCAGGCATCATTCATCAGTTGTTCCTGGAATCTGGCTGGGACAAGCGCACAGCTTGTGCCTTTGCCTCAGGGCACACCCAGGCCTGCAGGGTCTCCTACTGTGTGGGGAAGATGCTAGGAGCCCCTGTGGGGCTGTGGGCCAGGCCTGAGGAAGGAGCGTGCCTTGGGGTTTTCTCCGCCTGCCCCAGGGCCACTTCAGCTGAAGTTGGGAGGGGACGGGCCCTTTAGTCTGAGAACTTAAGACAAGGAGGTACTATCTGGAATGTTTAATCCTAGGATTTACAGCACAGACCTGGGCTCAGCTGCTGAAGCTCAGTGCACACAGGGTGCTGGGAGAGTCCCACAGGAGTAGGTGGAGCCCAGCCTTAGGTCTGAGAGGAGGGCAGGCAAGAGGCAGAGGCTCTGCTCCTCCCAGCACCAGACCCTGCCAGCTGGGGGCCTGGCCTCCCACCTAGGGCTTGGCCAGAGAGCAGGAGCCTGTGGCAGCAACATGTAGGTAGCATTTCCAGGGGCCTGTGGCAACGACGTGTAGCTGGAAGAGGCTACTGCCAGGTGGTGTGGCAGGATGTTCCCTCTGGGCTGCCCTGGATGGGCCCCACCCCCAGTCCTAGAGGGTCTGCAGTAGAGGGAGGCAAGAAGCAACCCAGGTCAAGGCCAGGGTTGGAGACTGGGGGAGTCAAGGAGGCTGTGCTGCAGGGCTGGTTACTGACCCGGCCTCAGAGTGTTAGGGTCAGGTCAGCCCCTCCCACGAAGCGGGACTGGACGCAGGACACCTGGGGCAGCTGGGCTTGGAAGCGTCTGACGGCGGCCATGTTGATGCCAGGGCACATGGCCACATCCAACACCCGGAGCTGCCTGCACGCCTGCCCAATGGCATCCAGTGTCCTGTGGGGAGGCCACCTGATGAGTGCCTGGCCCGGCGTGGgacccagcccagcccctgcaCCGTGGCTCCATCTGCCCAGTGTCATCGGACACACTTACTGCTCTGTGAGCTGACTGCAGCTGGACAGATTGAGATGCTGCAGCCTCAGCCAGGAGCTGGCTGCCTGGGCCCAGCCCTTGTCACTGAGGCGGCTGCAGTGACTCAGCGCCAAGTGCTCCAGGCTAGGACAGCCCCTGGCCACAACCACCAAGCCGTTGTCTGTGAGTTCTGGCAACAGGCTAAGGGACAGCTGCCTCAGCTGGGGAAACTGGAGCACCTATCAGGATGGAGCAGGTGGGGGAGAGGTAAATGCCACTGGAGCCCACAGCCTTGGCCTTTccagatcctcccaccccagccaggGCGTGACTAGAGGCAGCAGAAGCCAATGAAAAAGGAACTCCAAGGTCAACTTTTTTCCAAGCAAAAAGTGGGTTGGCCCAGACCCCTGACTTCAGCCCCAAGATCCTCAGCCTACCCgcacccccagccccacacctTGGCTAAACTGGCATCGGTCAGCTTGCTGCAGGCTGTGAGGTCCAACTCCTGCAGGGCCCGCAGCATGAGCAGGGAGGGGCCCTGTGGCTCGGGACAGGGGTCCTTGGTACCTGAGGCCTGATGCTCCAGCTCTGGGCGTGACTGTGGGAAGAAGCCCTTGCTTCTCAGGTTCCTCCTGAGTTTGCCCTTAAATACTCCTACAGAGACTTGGGAGGGGCAGGAGGGCAGCTGAGCCCAGGGGCCACCCCGTCCTCCAAGACCTTGAGGGTCCCGCACCTGGTTCCCCTGCACAGGCTCCCCCAGCCCCAGAAGCCCCCAGTCACAGAGCTCCCTGCACCAAGCCAGGCGCAGGACTGAGAGGTGGGTGAGATAGGTGCAGATGGCCTGCAGGGTCCGGTTGGTGAGGGCCACACAGGAGGACAGGTCTAGCACCCTGAGGCTCAGGCCCAGCGCTGGGATCATGGAGAGCACTGAGGCATcctaggagggaggaagggaggagacagGATGGAGCAGCAGCTGGTTGCCTATGCCACTTGGCCTGGCAGGGGTAGCTAGGAAGGGTCTGTTCAAGGTTCTCACCCCACAGGCAGGAGGGAGCTACCAGAGGGTCCAAGGAAGGAAGCAACATGGTTCCTGTGCTGGTAGTGAAAGGTGGGGGTGGACGGGGTGGGCCATGGGGGTTGCCACAGGAAAAAGGCCTGGACTGTGGCTGGGGCAGGAAGGATGCAGGTGGCAAGGCCTAGGGTGGCCACCCTGCCTATGCTCCCAGCCCCTGCCAAAAAAGTGAATGAGGCTGCCTCAGACCACAGCTCACAACTGGACCAGCCAGTTGACCCTGCTAAGCCAATCGGAGTTGCTCCCTCTAGAGCTGGACACAGAACAATGAGATGTAGGTAGAGCTGCCAGCTTCCAGGGCAGTTAGGGACGGGGAGCAGGAGCTAAGGGCAGAGTAGAGGAGGCTGGTTTGTAGAGAGATGCACAGAGGGGAGCTTCAGGGACACAAGAACTTGAGGCCTGGAGGCAGCAGCTGAGAGGACACGGGGATGTTGTACCACATATCTGACATGCTTGGTGCCAAAGAGAAGGAGGAGTAAGGCCGGGAAGAGAGGCGCTTGGAGGGGAACAAGGTGGAGAGACGGTTTTTAGGTTGGGAATGCCCTGGTCAAATGGACAGGCTGAAGAAATAATCCACTAAAGAGGGACAGACTGACACTGCCAAGACAGGGGCGCCACCCAGAGGGACAGTGCTGAGCCCTGCTGAAGGTCCTGGCCTTGGCTAGGAAATGACCCTGCTGCTCCTGTCACATCACCTTCGCAGGCCCCGCCCAAGCACCTTCCTCAGtgctccttccctgccttccttGCCCTTGACCCCCTTTCTTCAGCCCGCCCAGCTCCAGAACACTCGTCTTCAGCGCCCCTCCCCAGACCGCAGCGGTCGCCACACACTTGACATGTGAGCTGTTAGCTGCCTCGTGGGCTGGGCCACCTTGGCCGCTTGGACCTCCTAGACCCAGAATGGGGGCTTTGGGGGGGCGTGCTGGCAGCAACAGTAGCTGTCTAGGCTCTTGCCCTCCTCCAGATTGGGTCCCAAGTTCATTTCTGACTGCCAATCATAGGCATGAACACTGGGGAGTCCCTCCCTGGTGCCAAAGGCCCCCCACCACCCCGCTTCCCCTCTCCCGCTGTCCTCAGCcctggagagaaaggaaggggatgATGGTGTGCTCACCTTCAATGAAGAACAGTGGGCCAGGCTGAGGGAGGCCAGCTGGGATGGAGCCCCGTGCACAGAGCTCAGGGCCTGGGCCAGTTCCCGCCCTCTCACCAGACAGCACTCGGCCATGTCGAGGCTCTGCAGCTCCTGCAGGCCACCCAGAGCTGTACATCCTGCGTCTGTCAGCCGCTGCAGCTTCCCCAGGCTCAGGCGCCGCAGGTGCCGCAGGCCACGGCTCACGGCCAAGAGCGCCCCATCAGTCAGTTCTGAGCAGCCACTGAGGTCCAGGGAGGTAAGGCCTGGTTGCTGGAAGCACAGGGTAGCCACAGCCTCTGTGGAGAGGTCCCGGCAGCTGTGCAGGCTCAGCTCCTGAAGCTGCAGCCCAGCTACCTGGCCCAGGGCCCGCAGGGCCTCGGGTGGCAAGCCAGTGCCACTCAGGTCCAGGGCACGCAGCCTGCCAGCCCGCTCTTGCACGAATCGCAGCAGGTTGCAGAAGGAGAACTGGGAGGGAGAGGAGTCTTGGGGGCCGATGGACCCTCGGGCTGGGCCTAGCTCGAAGGTGAGGTGGCAGTATGCCAAGGAGAGGCGCTCCAGGCTGGGGGCACAGCTGCTGAGCCGGTTGAAGCTGAGGTCAGCCAGGTCTCGCAGGCCAGCCAGGTTGAGCTCACGGAGGCCGCTCAAAGCCTGCCGGACGCTCTGTGCCATCTCGGGCTGAGCCAGCAGTGTGCCCGAGGTGAAGAGGCTATTGCAGCCACTGAGGTCAAGGACACACAGGGCTGGGCAGCCCAGGATCAGGGCCACAAAGGAGGCCTCTGTGGGACTGCCTCCACCCAGGGACAAGCTCTGCAGGTGTGGGCCCAGGTGGTAAGCAACAGATTGTAGCATCTGGTGTGAAGCTGGAGAGCCATCCAGGTTGGTCAGGCGGATGCAGCAGATGCCCTTGAGGCCCAGGCTCTTGATGGccgagagggaggcagaggacaCGGGGATGTTGTATCGCACATCTGTCTACGGAGCAGCAGCAGGCCTGGGGGTAGCcctctggcttcagagggtgctGGGCATTGGGTTTGGTGACAAGTCACTGACCAGAGGTTGAGGGCAGGTCAAGGAAGGGCCCTTCCACAATGGAGACCCACCATGGTGTGTGGTGTCATGTGTGGTCAAGTTGGGTATGGGTAGGAAGTGGGAGCTGGGGTTCAAAGGAGATGACatcagaggaagacaggaaggttAGTGATGGACAGGACGGGATACTGAGGGAGGGGTAGGGACAGTGGGGAGTTGGCATGCTGAGCACAGGAGGGCTGAGATGGGACCTAGAGGAAACCCAGTGAAGTCCCCAGGGTGTGGGATGGCAAAGTATGCCAGACTCCAACCTTTGGGACTTTCAGAAGGAGGCCCTGAGATCCATGGACTCAGCCTCCTACTCCAGGGACTTGGCATGAGCTAAGCAGCCAGGCTCCCCCACTTTCTAGAGAGTGTAGCCCTCCGAAGAGTGGAAGGCAATAGAAGTGAGGTAGGTGTCACTCACCACAACCCTCTATGGCCCAGGTGCCAGAGGTCTGGGGCAGGAAGTGAGGCCTAAGTCCCCTGGTGGCCTGAGAGAGCCTGTCACATGAATGTTTGCAAAAATGTGTTCTGTGTGTAAGCaaaaatgtgtgcatgtgcatatatgtgtgtgtgcatgtatgtgcatgtgtgtgtgtgtgcatgtgcgtgtgtgtgtgcatgaacaCGTGGAGCTGCCTGGTATTGGGCCCTGGATGCTCCAGAGTTCAAGATGTGCTTGTGATCCCTGCAGCATATCTCTGGAGGGGACATCTATCTGTCAAGGTAAGGACGCTGAAGCCTCCCATTTCCGTGGGTGGGAGCTAACAGAACACACCTCACCCGTGCCAAGGAAGTTGAGCTGGCTGTGCGTAGAGGAACAGGGGAGTGAGAATGGGGAGTGCACAGCTGGAGTCGGGTGGGACCCAAGAGAAAAGCTCAGGGCTACATAGTGGGAATAAGTTGGCTTGTGCAGGCATTTAGGAGCTCCCAGCTAAGGAGATATCTTCAAAGAACTTTTCCTGATATTGCACTGGAGTGAGCCAAAGGGAAATCGGTATAATTTGTGTGGAATAGATctctggggagagggagaagagggctTGGATTCTAAAATCCTTGCCCCATCTCCCTACCTCTTGGCCATGTTGCAGGCATGTGGTACTCAAAGAGGGCTCTTGTTTGAATCAACATGGTCCTGATGCAGGAAAGAATGCTCCCCTAAACCTGTCGTCAGTAACTGCAAAAACAAGCTGCTATTCCCTGCTGGTACCCCACAGACCATCATCAAAAGGGAatcaaagccaggcacagtggctcctgcctgtaatcccagcactttgggaggctgaggcgggtggatcacttgaggtcaagagtttgagaccagcctggccaacatggtgaaaccccatcctactaaaagtacagaaattaggctgggcgcggtggctcacacctgtaatcccagcactctgggaggccaaagtgcctcccagatcatgaggtcaggagatcgagaccatcctggctaacatggtgaaaccccatctctactaagaatacaaaaaaattagccgggcatggtggtgggcatctgtagtcccagctacttgggaggctgaggcaggagaatggcgtgaacccaggaggtggagcttgcagtgagccgagactgtaccactgcactccacctgggtgacagagcaagactccgtttcaaaaaaaaaaaaaagaaattcgctgggtgtggtggtgcatgcttataatcccagctacttgggaggctgaggcaggaggatcacttgaacctgagaggtggaggttgcagtgatccaagattgcaccactgcactccagtctgggcaacacagcaaaactccatctcaaaaaaaaaaaaggaatgcaaaaGGTAGAAGTGACTCACAGGATGTGCTCCTGCAAGATACTTATCAACAGGATTCTCCTGAGAAACACAGGACTCATTCCCAGGTGTGGAGAGGCCAGCCTGGCTTCTGCCACAGAGAAGTGGCACCCATGGCTGTAATGACAGGAAGGAGTGGTGTAAGAGACAGGAACCAGCTCCTGGCCTCTTTCACAGGAACCAGAGGTCAGCCAGGTTCCCCTTCCAGCCCCTACTTCTGGAACACGGTCATTCCAGATGAGAGGAGCACTCACCACAGGTCTCCTCGTGAGCAATGGATCGGGGATCTCAGGtgaaagggaggctgggaagaTCCCAGTGTGTGAGGGTGGAGAAGGCAATAAACATCAGAGAGGAATGGAGGGCATACCTCCAGCCATTCCCAAGCCGTGCAAGCTGGACGACTCCATCCCATGCAGATGAGAGGAAACTGGTTGGGGCAGGTGGGGCAGAGCTGGCTGTGAGGCAGCACCTCCTCCCCCAACTCACACATCACTGAGGAACCCCTGAAGGTCCTGCAGGCCCCAGCTCCAGCGGCACAGCACCTTCAGGGGCTCAGCCtgacttctttccttcccttcattCTGGAGCCTGGCTGGCCAGGAAGGGTCTCTTCTCTCCCACTGCCTCCCTATGAACCAGGTGGACAAAAGAACTTGGAAGACTCTGGCAATGCCCCAGGGCCCAAGTCCAGGGCTGGCTCCTGGCAGCAAGGCCACCTGATAAAGAAGCAGGGCCTGGCTTAAAGGACTTCCAGCTATGGGGGTACGGAAGAGGCTTGAGACCATGTCCGGGCCCCACCATTTT harbors:
- the LOC129015618 gene encoding F-box/LRR-repeat protein 2-like isoform X3 — protein: MLTYILSFLPLSDQKEASLVSWAWYRAAQNALRESLGLKGICCIRLTNLDGSPASHQMLQSVAYHLGPHLQSLSLGGGSPTEASFVALILGCPALCVLDLSGCNSLFTSGTLLAQPEMAQSVRQALSGLRELNLAGLRDLADLSFNRLSSCAPSLERLSLAYCHLTFELGPARGSIGPQDSSPSQFSFCNLLRFVQERAGRLRALDLSGTGLPPEALRALGQVAGLQLQELSLHSCRDLSTEAVATLCFQQPGLTSLDLSGCSELTDGALLAVSRGLRHLRRLSLGKLQRLTDAGCTALGGLQELQSLDMAECCLVRGRELAQALSSVHGAPSQLASLSLAHCSSLKDASVLSMIPALGLSLRVLDLSSCVALTNRTLQAICTYLTHLSVLRLAWCRELCDWGLLGLGEPVQGNQVRDPQGLGGRGGPWAQLPSCPSQVSVGVFKGKLRRNLRSKGFFPQSRPELEHQASGTKDPCPEPQGPSLLMLRALQELDLTACSKLTDASLAKVLQFPQLRQLSLSLLPELTDNGLVVVARGCPSLEHLALSHCSRLSDKGWAQAASSWLRLQHLNLSSCSQLTEQTLDAIGQACRQLRVLDVAMCPGINMAAVRRFQAQLPQVSCVQSRFVGGADLTLTL
- the LOC129015618 gene encoding F-box/LRR-repeat protein 20-like isoform X4; its protein translation is MQGGRSQKKRRVNIKSFQASLMLTYILSFLPLSDQKEASLVSWAWYRAAQNALRESLGLKGICCIRLTNLDGSPASHQMLQSVAYHLGPHLQSLSLGGGSPTEASFVALILGCPALCVLDLSGCNSLFTSGTLLAQPEMAQSVRQALSGLRELNLAGLRDLADLSFNRLSSCAPSLERLSLAYCHLTFELGPARGSIGPQDSSPSQFSFCNLLRFVQERAGRLRALDLSGTGLPPEALRALGQVAGLQLQELSLHSCRDLSTEAVATLCFQQPGLTSLDLSGCSELTDGALLAVSRGLRHLRRLSLGKLQRLTDAGCTALGGLQELQSLDMAECCLVRGRELAQALSSVHGAPSQLASLSLAHCSSLKDASVLSMIPALGLSLRVLDLSSCVALTNRTLQAICTYLTHLSVLRLAWCRELCDWGLLGLGEPVQGNQSRPELEHQASGTKDPCPEPQGPSLLMLRALQELDLTACSKLTDASLAKVLQFPQLRQLSLSLLPELTDNGLVVVARGCPSLEHLALSHCSRLSDKGWAQAASSWLRLQHLNLSSCSQLTEQTLDAIGQACRQLRVLDVAMCPGINMAAVRRFQAQLPQVSCVQSRFVGGADLTLTL
- the LOC129015618 gene encoding F-box/LRR-repeat protein 2-like isoform X7; protein product: MAESLPLEMLTYILSFLPLSDQKEASLVSWAWYRAAQNALRESLGLKGICCIRLTNLDGSPASHQMLQSVAYHLGPHLQSLSLGGGSPTEASFVALILGCPALCVLDLSGCNSLFTSGTLLAQPEMAQSVRQALSGLRELNLAGLRDLADLSFNRLSSCAPSLERLSLAYCHLTFELGPARGSIGPQDSSPSQFSFCNLLRFVQERAGRLRALDLSGTGLPPEALRALGQVAGLQLQELSLHSCRDLSTEAVATLCFQQPGLTSLDLSGCSELTDGALLAVSRGLRHLRRLSLGKLQRLTDAGCTALGGLQELQSLDMAECCLVRGRELAQALSSVHGAPSQLASLSLAHCSSLKSRPELEHQASGTKDPCPEPQGPSLLMLRALQELDLTACSKLTDASLAKVLQFPQLRQLSLSLLPELTDNGLVVVARGCPSLEHLALSHCSRLSDKGWAQAASSWLRLQHLNLSSCSQLTEQTLDAIGQACRQLRVLDVAMCPGINMAAVRRFQAQLPQVSCVQSRFVGGADLTLTL
- the LOC129015618 gene encoding F-box/LRR-repeat protein 2-like isoform X6 encodes the protein MQGGRSQKKRRVNIKSFQASLMLTYILSFLPLSDQKEASLVSWAWYRAAQNALRESLGLKGICCIRLTNLDGSPASHQMLQSVAYHLGPHLQSLSLGGGSPTEASFVALILGCPALCVLDLSGCNSLFTSGTLLAQPEMAQSVRQALSGLRELNLAGLRDLADLSFNRLSSCAPSLERLSLAYCHLTFELGPARGSIGPQDSSPSQFSFCNLLRFVQERAGRLRALDLSGTGLPPEALRALGQVAGLQLQELSLHSCRDLSTEAVATLCFQQPGLTSLDLSGCSELTDGALLAVSRGLRHLRRLSLGKLQRLTDAGCTALGGLQELQSLDMAECCLVRGRELAQALSSVHGAPSQLASLSLAHCSSLKSRPELEHQASGTKDPCPEPQGPSLLMLRALQELDLTACSKLTDASLAKVLQFPQLRQLSLSLLPELTDNGLVVVARGCPSLEHLALSHCSRLSDKGWAQAASSWLRLQHLNLSSCSQLTEQTLDAIGQACRQLRVLDVAMCPGINMAAVRRFQAQLPQVSCVQSRFVGGADLTLTL